In Streptomyces sp. HUAS ZL42, the DNA window CGCCTCGTCGAGGACCAGCGTGTGCGGGTCGGCCAGCACCAGCCGGGCCAACGCGATCTGCTGGGCCTGGGCCGGTGTGAGCGCGACTCCGCCCGAGCCGACCTCGGTGTCCAGGCCGTCGTCCAGCGCACGCGCCCAGTCGTCCGCGTCGACGGCGCCCAGGGCCGCCCACAGCTCGGCGTCCTCCGCCCCCGTGCGAGCAAGCCGCAAGTTGTCGCGCAGGGAACCCACGAAGACGTGGTGTTCCTGGTTGACCAGGGCGACGTGCGAGCGGACCCGCTCGGCCGTCATCCGGGACAGCTCCGCACCACCCAGGGTGATCCGGCCGTGCCGGGGCCCGTAGATGCCGGCCAGCAGACGGCCGAGCGTGGACTTGCCCGCGCCCGAGGGGCCGACCAGCGCCAGCCGGGTCCCGGGCGCGACCTCCAGGGAGACCTTGCGCAGTACGTCCACACCTTCGCGGTAGCCGAAGTGCACCCGGTCCGCGAGCACGTCACGCCCGTCGGGGGCCAGCTCGCCGTCGCCGGCGTCCGGCTCGATGTCCCGGACGCCGACCAGCCGGGCCAGCGACACCTGTGCCACCTGCAGCTCGTCGTACCAGCGCAGGATCAGGTTCACGGGGTCGACGAGCATCTGCGCGATCAGCGCGCCCGTCGTCAGCTGGCCGATCCCGATCCAGCCCTGCAGGACGAACACCCCGCCGAGCATCAGCACCGAGCCGAGCACCGTCACATGGACGACGTTGATCACCGGGAAGAGCACAGAGCGCAGCCACAGCGTGTAGCGCTCCCAGGCCGTCCACTGCCTGATCCTCAGCTCCGACACTTCGACCCGGCGGTCGCCGAGGCGGTGGGCCTCGACGGTCCGCCCGGCGTCCACGGTCTCCGCGAGGGCGGCGGCCACGGCGGCGTACCCGGCGGCCTCCGAGCGGTAGCCGGACGGCGCCCGCTTGAAGTACCAGCGGCAGCCCACCACCAGCAGCGGCACCGCCACCAGCACGGCGGGTGCCAGCGGTGGCGCCATGACCACCAGACCGCCGAGCAGCAGCGCCGACCACATCACGCCGATCGTCAGCTGCGGCACGGCCTCGCGCATCGCGTTGGCGAGGCGGTCGATGTCGGTGGTGATACGGGAGAGCAGGTCGCCGGTCCCGGCCCGCTCCAGAACGCCCGGCGGCAGCCGGACCGACCGCACGAGGAAGTCCTCGCGCAGGTCGGCCAGCATCCGCTCGCCGAGCA includes these proteins:
- a CDS encoding ABC transporter ATP-binding protein, with product MIGVAPPAYDPAAPTTANTLPVGAPATVRAYVAELLRRHRRAFLLLVAVNTVATVASMVGPWLLGDLVERVSDGARELHLGMTVTLFVLALLVQAAFVRQVRLRGAMLGERMLADLREDFLVRSVRLPPGVLERAGTGDLLSRITTDIDRLANAMREAVPQLTIGVMWSALLLGGLVVMAPPLAPAVLVAVPLLVVGCRWYFKRAPSGYRSEAAGYAAVAAALAETVDAGRTVEAHRLGDRRVEVSELRIRQWTAWERYTLWLRSVLFPVINVVHVTVLGSVLMLGGVFVLQGWIGIGQLTTGALIAQMLVDPVNLILRWYDELQVAQVSLARLVGVRDIEPDAGDGELAPDGRDVLADRVHFGYREGVDVLRKVSLEVAPGTRLALVGPSGAGKSTLGRLLAGIYGPRHGRITLGGAELSRMTAERVRSHVALVNQEHHVFVGSLRDNLRLARTGAEDAELWAALGAVDADDWARALDDGLDTEVGSGGVALTPAQAQQIALARLVLADPHTLVLDEATSLLDPRAARHLERSLARVLDGRTVVAIAHRLHTAHDADVIAVVENGRISELGSHDELVAADGAYAALWRSWHG